A segment of the Echinicola strongylocentroti genome:
ATTAGGATGATAGTAAAAAATGATAAGGTCTCATAGGAACATAGTACCCCATTACATTGCGCTGGTCTGTTTTACAGTACTGTTAGGTTGTTCCTCAAGTAAAAAAGAACAAAAGGCTATTTCGGATGACAGCAAACCCAATGTATTGTTTATCGCTGTTGATGATTTGAATACTTGGTTGGGATGCCTTAAAAATTATTCCAATACCAAAACGCCAAACTTGGACAGATTGGCAAGTCAGGGAGTGTTGTTTTCAAATGCCCACTGCCAAGCACCTTTATGTGGACCATCGAGGGCCTCTGTAATGACTGGCTTAAGACCGTCCACCACAGGAATGTACGGTATGGTGCCAGATGAAAAAGTGCGCTCTGACAATCCCGCTACAAAAGATATCGTTTTTCTTCCCGAATACTTCTCCCAAGAAGGCTATCATACAATGGGCATAGGGAAGCTATTCCATATCCATGCCCCAAAGGGAGTATTCACTGAGTCTGGTGGCAGGGTAAAAGGTTTTGGCCCTCACCCGGACCAGCGATTCGTATGGGATGGCGTAGGCCAGTCTGACCAGTCCCGTTATGGTAGGACCAGTACAGACTGGGGAGCCTATCCAGAACAGGATACATCAATGCCAGACCACCAGTCGGTGGATTGGGTAGTGGAGCGGCTTGAAAGAGACTACCAAAAGCCGTTTTTTATGGGCTTGGGTTTTTTACGTCCTCATGTGCCGTTGTACGTTCCCCAGAAATGGTTTGATCTACACCCTTTGGACAGTATCGAGACACCGCCCTATTTGGAGGACGACTTGGAAGATATCCCCGAAGTTGGGCTTAAAATCAATGACCTGCCCATGATGCCATCCACAGAATGGGCCAAGGAATCTGGTGAATGGAAAAAAATCATCCAGGCCTACTTGGCCTGCGTGAGTTTTGTGGATTATGAAATCGGAAGGGTGATTACAGCTCTTGAAGAAAGCCAGCACGCCCAAAACACGGTCATTGTATTATGGTCTGATCATGGATATCGCTTGGGAGAAAAAGGGACTTTTGCCAAGCATGCCCTGTGGGATCCGGCTACCAATGCGCCTCTGTTATTCAAAGCGCCTGGGTTACCTGCTGGAAAGGTCATCACCGAGCCAGTAGAGATGTTGGATATCTATCCTACTTTACTTGAATTATGTGGATTGGAGAAATACCCGAGGAATGAAGGCAAGAGTTTGGTGCCTTTGATGAAGGGCAATAGCAAAGGAGAAGAAAATGTGGCTATCACCACCTTTGGCATGAACAACCATGCCGTAAGAACGAATAAATACCGGTATATCCAATATGAAGACGGTACTGAAGAGCTCTATGCTCTCCAAGAAGATCCCAACGAATGGGTGAACCAGGCTCAGAATCCAGCATATGAGGAGGTAGTCAATAGATTAAAAAAACACTTACCTAGTACCAATGCGAAGTGGGATGACAATTCTTCTTATAGCTTCCAGCCCTATTTCGTAGATCAAAAGTCAAGAACAAGCAACCTTTAGGTCATGCATCCAAATAGCTATGCGGTGAAAGCGGTTATCCCAGCATCCGATTGGCTATTCTACATCTTGTCTTCTACTATCGATATCACTTAATCGATTTACTGGTCGGTTTCATGATGGGCCAACACAGGTGAGTTTACCTACCGTACGGTGGATATATGGTGAAATAAAATTAATAAAGCAGACTCCTGAATAATAAGGAGGATGGCAGTTATACACTAATTATGCAGTATAATATGAACATTAGAAAAGTAGTGGCTTTTATTAGCTTGATGATATGGGGAGGAGTCCTTGCTGCCCAAACTGCAAAGCCAATTTACAAACAACCTGAACATAGCATAAGCGAAAGGGTGTCGGACTTATTGGAGCGAATGACCTTGGAGGAGAAGGTGGCCCAGATGCGAATGTTTCACGCACAAATAGGGGTAGCACTCAATGAAAAAGATGAACTGGAGCTATCCGACAAGGTCATCGAGAAATTAAAGATGGGCATAGGCGGGATCAAAAACCCGGGAGAGCACCTGTCACCGCATAGGGCAGCGATACTAAACAACCAACTCCAAAAGTACATTATTGAAAATGGTCGCTTGGGTATTCCGGGATTTTTTGTGACCGAATCCTACAATGGGGTGGATGCCGCAGGGTGTACCCGTTTTGGCCGTCCCATTAATATGGCTTCCACGTTTAATCCAGCATTGGTCAAGGAAGTTTTTGATGCAGTGGGAAGGGAAGCCCGATGGAGAGGATTACATTTGACCCATTCACCGGAAGCGGATATCGTCCGAGATCCTAGGTTTGGTCGGATGAGTGAAGCTTTTGGTGAAGACACCTACCTTACCAGCCAAATGATCATCAGTGCCATTACAGGACTGCAGGGTGATTATAAAGGCCTGAAATCAAGTCATATCGGTGCAGTGGCAAAGCATTTTGCGGGCTATGCACAGGTGGCCGGAGGAACCAATTTTGCCTCCATAGAGATTTCTCCACGTACGCTGGTCGATGAAATATTCCCGCCATTTAAAGCAGCAGTCATAGAGGCAAATACCTTAGGGATAATGGCATCTCACGGAGATATAAACGGGGTGGCCAGCCATGCCAATCCTTGGTTATTGACCGAAGTACTTAGGGAACAATGGGGATTTGAAGGGTATGTGGTGTCCGATGCCAATGACATTGGACGGCTCCACTATTTTATGAAAGTCGCCGAGACGCCTGAGGAAGCGGCGATTTTAGGCTTAAAGGCAGGGGTCGACGTAGACTTGTACGCCGAGGATGCTTATGCACTTCTTCCGGAAATCGTCAGTAAAAAGCCCGAACTCATGAAATATATCGACCGCTCTGCAGCTAGGGTGTTAAGGACGAAATTTATTCTGGGACTGTTTGACGATCCATATATTGACATCGAACAAGTGGCTTCATCAGTTCGGTCCCAAAGCCATTTGGACCTGGCCAAGGATGCAGACCGGGAATCTATCATCCTGCTACAGAATAATGGGGTATTGCCATTATCACCTGCTAAAACCAAAAAGATAGGGCTAGTAGGGCCTTTGCTCACTTCGGAGACAAGGGAGCAGTTTGCCAATGCCTTTGGCGAAGAAGTGGAGTTCATCGAAGCAAAAGGATTTGAACTTACCGATGGTAACGGTGCAGTCCCCCAGTTGGCACCCGAAGAGGCCCAAAGAAGAGGCATCAAAGAAATCATCGACAAGGTCCAACAAGCTGAGGCTATTGTGGCTTTTGTGGGAGGGGATGAGTTCACTGCTAAAGAAGGTTTTTTCAATAACGCCCTAGGTGACCGTGAGCGTATTGACCCTGTTGGGCTCCAAGATGAATTAATAGCGTCGCTTAAAAAACTTGGCAAGCCACTGATCATAGTCCTTAAGCATAGGCGGACGCTTTCTATAAATACATTTGCCAAAAAGGCAGACGCCATCTTGGATTGCTGGGACCTTAGTGAAAAGGGGGATTATGCCATAGCGGAGGTGCTTTTTGGTAAGGTAAACCCTTCGGGAAAACTACCTGTGACGGTACCCCGATCTATTGGGCAGCTACCTTTTCATTATAGCCAAAAAGAAATCAATTATAAAAAAGGCTATCTTTTTGCCGAAAACAAGCCTTTGTACCCATTTGGACATGGGCTTAGCTATACCACATTTGACTACAGCCCTGTACAGCTGTCACATCCGGTGCTCCACGAAAACGGATCAATGTATGCTACCGTCAAGGTGACCAACACAGGGAGCCTACCAGGTAAAGAAACAGTGCAGCTATATCTTAAGGACCTTATTGGCACGGTGGTACGTCCGATGCAGGAACTTAAAGGCTTCCAAAAAATCGAATTGATGCCAGGGGAATCAAAGGAAGTGTCTTTTGAAATACTGCCTGAAATGCTCGAGTATTGCGGCCTTGATATGGAAAAAAACCAAGGTAAAGGCACCTTTGAATTGCGTGTGGGAAGTTCGAGTGCATCCTTCCAAGCCATCAACTTTGAGTTGCAATGATGTCTGGGCAATGAGGTAAGTAAATGAGACATATTCCGGATCAAACCTAGGAAGTATTCCCTAGATCAACGGGAGCTGAAATTGGATGCTGAAATGAGGACAGTTAACCATACAGGAGTTTAAAAACGCGACGGTGAAGCATCCAACGTCCGCATAAGAAGAGAACAATAGTAATAACAAACTTTCAATAAAATGACACTATCAGGACTTTTGGAATGGGCGGTTAAGAGCGTAGGGATAGCATTTTTGCTGGCCTGCACTGTTAGTTGTGGCCATACAGGGAATTCACAAAATAAGGATAACGCGGCCATGGACCATGAAGGCTTATCAAGGCCCAATATTTTATGGCTAGTGACCGAGGACATGGGGCCATATATAGCACCTTTTGGTGATTCTACCGCCTACACCCCAAATTTAAACCGCTTGGCCAATGAAGGTGTAAGGTATCCAAATCTATACTCTACTTCAGGAGTCTGCGCTCCCAGTCGAGCAGCTATAGCTACGGGGATGTACCCTTCCAGTATTGGTGCTAATCATATGCGTACGAGTTCGTATACTGAAATTACGGGACTGCCCAAATACGAAGCTGTACCTGGAGCCGATGTCAAGATGATCAGTGAGCTCTTACGGACACAAGGGTATTATTGTACCAATAATTACAAGGAAGATTATCAGTTTAGGGCGCCGGTCACAGCTTGGGACGAGAGCAGTCCTTACGCCCATTGGCGAAATAGGGCAGAGGGTCAGCCTTTCTTTTCTGTTTTTAACTTTACAGAAACCCATGAATCAGGTCTATTTGACCCCTACGGTTTTCGGTATATTGAAACCCGACATTATAGAGCTGGTGATAGAAGCTATAAATGGGCAGATGGAAGGATGAGCGAGGAGGAAACACCGGTTCACCTATCCAAGGACAAGGATTTTCCTATTCCTCCTTACCTCCCCAATACAGGGGTAGTAAAACGGGACATGTGGAAAATGTATAACAATATTTCTGAAATGGACCGGCAATTGGGCGCTGTCTTGGACCAGCTGGAAGAAGATGGGTTGTTGGAAAATACCATCATTATCTTTTATGGAGACCATGGAGGACCTCTTCCCAGACAAAAACGTCTGATCTATGATTCTGGGCTGAATACACCAATGATTATCAGGTTTCCCAATAAGCGTCGTGCAGGGTCAGGAGATGACCAATTGATAAGTTTTGTTGACTTTGCGCCGACAATGCTCTCTCTGGTAGGTGTGCCACCTAAAGAATATATGCAGGGGCAGGCATTTCTGGGCGAGTACCAGGCATCGGAAGAGAGGGATTATATCCATGCCGCAGCGGATCGATTTG
Coding sequences within it:
- a CDS encoding sulfatase, giving the protein MIRSHRNIVPHYIALVCFTVLLGCSSSKKEQKAISDDSKPNVLFIAVDDLNTWLGCLKNYSNTKTPNLDRLASQGVLFSNAHCQAPLCGPSRASVMTGLRPSTTGMYGMVPDEKVRSDNPATKDIVFLPEYFSQEGYHTMGIGKLFHIHAPKGVFTESGGRVKGFGPHPDQRFVWDGVGQSDQSRYGRTSTDWGAYPEQDTSMPDHQSVDWVVERLERDYQKPFFMGLGFLRPHVPLYVPQKWFDLHPLDSIETPPYLEDDLEDIPEVGLKINDLPMMPSTEWAKESGEWKKIIQAYLACVSFVDYEIGRVITALEESQHAQNTVIVLWSDHGYRLGEKGTFAKHALWDPATNAPLLFKAPGLPAGKVITEPVEMLDIYPTLLELCGLEKYPRNEGKSLVPLMKGNSKGEENVAITTFGMNNHAVRTNKYRYIQYEDGTEELYALQEDPNEWVNQAQNPAYEEVVNRLKKHLPSTNAKWDDNSSYSFQPYFVDQKSRTSNL
- a CDS encoding glycoside hydrolase family 3 N-terminal domain-containing protein, with product MNIRKVVAFISLMIWGGVLAAQTAKPIYKQPEHSISERVSDLLERMTLEEKVAQMRMFHAQIGVALNEKDELELSDKVIEKLKMGIGGIKNPGEHLSPHRAAILNNQLQKYIIENGRLGIPGFFVTESYNGVDAAGCTRFGRPINMASTFNPALVKEVFDAVGREARWRGLHLTHSPEADIVRDPRFGRMSEAFGEDTYLTSQMIISAITGLQGDYKGLKSSHIGAVAKHFAGYAQVAGGTNFASIEISPRTLVDEIFPPFKAAVIEANTLGIMASHGDINGVASHANPWLLTEVLREQWGFEGYVVSDANDIGRLHYFMKVAETPEEAAILGLKAGVDVDLYAEDAYALLPEIVSKKPELMKYIDRSAARVLRTKFILGLFDDPYIDIEQVASSVRSQSHLDLAKDADRESIILLQNNGVLPLSPAKTKKIGLVGPLLTSETREQFANAFGEEVEFIEAKGFELTDGNGAVPQLAPEEAQRRGIKEIIDKVQQAEAIVAFVGGDEFTAKEGFFNNALGDRERIDPVGLQDELIASLKKLGKPLIIVLKHRRTLSINTFAKKADAILDCWDLSEKGDYAIAEVLFGKVNPSGKLPVTVPRSIGQLPFHYSQKEINYKKGYLFAENKPLYPFGHGLSYTTFDYSPVQLSHPVLHENGSMYATVKVTNTGSLPGKETVQLYLKDLIGTVVRPMQELKGFQKIELMPGESKEVSFEILPEMLEYCGLDMEKNQGKGTFELRVGSSSASFQAINFELQ
- a CDS encoding sulfatase-like hydrolase/transferase, whose amino-acid sequence is MTLSGLLEWAVKSVGIAFLLACTVSCGHTGNSQNKDNAAMDHEGLSRPNILWLVTEDMGPYIAPFGDSTAYTPNLNRLANEGVRYPNLYSTSGVCAPSRAAIATGMYPSSIGANHMRTSSYTEITGLPKYEAVPGADVKMISELLRTQGYYCTNNYKEDYQFRAPVTAWDESSPYAHWRNRAEGQPFFSVFNFTETHESGLFDPYGFRYIETRHYRAGDRSYKWADGRMSEEETPVHLSKDKDFPIPPYLPNTGVVKRDMWKMYNNISEMDRQLGAVLDQLEEDGLLENTIIIFYGDHGGPLPRQKRLIYDSGLNTPMIIRFPNKRRAGSGDDQLISFVDFAPTMLSLVGVPPKEYMQGQAFLGEYQASEERDYIHAAADRFDEVTDAIRAVRDKQFKYIRNYRPYQGYYLPITYREKIPTMQELLRMREAGTLNPIQAQWFRDSKPKEELYDLSVDPHELNNLAEDPEYKDKLRELSGEMDRWLTEIGDDPTMPERELIKELWNGQSTQPKTGTPIVTIEQGEVTISSETPGASIGYKAINHKGEANKSWDVYQGPVEITEADSIMVKAQRIGYKPSQVVTVSIKQ